Proteins encoded in a region of the Flammeovirga yaeyamensis genome:
- a CDS encoding UDP-glucuronic acid decarboxylase family protein, with amino-acid sequence MKRVLITGAAGFLGSHLCDKFLSEGYYVIGMDNFLTGSEDNISHLFGNKNFEFVHHDVTKFVHVSGELDYILHFASPASPIDYLEMPIQTLKVGSLAPYNLLGLARVKGARFIIASTSEVYGDPNIHPQPESYWGNVNPIGPRGVYDEAKRFQEAITMGYHTFHGVNTGMVRIFNTYGPRMRLNDGRALPAFMSQALRGEDITVFGDGSQTRSFCYVDDLVNGIFKLTLSDEHQPINIGNPQEITIKEFAEEIVELTGSGSKVIYQDLPKDDPKQRRPDITRAKEILNWEPKVGREQGLKRTLEYFQEKVQTQTV; translated from the coding sequence ATGAAAAGAGTTTTAATTACTGGTGCCGCTGGTTTTTTAGGTTCTCACTTATGTGATAAATTCCTATCAGAAGGATACTATGTCATCGGAATGGATAATTTTTTAACTGGAAGCGAAGATAATATCTCTCACCTTTTTGGAAATAAGAATTTTGAATTTGTTCACCATGATGTCACAAAATTTGTTCATGTTTCCGGAGAATTAGATTATATATTACACTTTGCTTCACCTGCATCCCCAATTGATTATTTGGAAATGCCGATCCAAACTTTAAAAGTAGGATCATTAGCTCCTTACAACTTATTAGGATTAGCTAGAGTAAAAGGTGCTAGATTTATTATAGCTTCTACATCAGAAGTATACGGAGATCCAAATATACACCCTCAACCAGAAAGTTATTGGGGTAATGTTAACCCAATTGGACCAAGAGGTGTATATGATGAAGCTAAACGTTTCCAAGAAGCTATTACCATGGGGTACCATACTTTCCATGGTGTGAATACAGGAATGGTCAGGATTTTTAATACATATGGACCCCGTATGCGATTGAATGATGGCCGTGCTTTACCTGCTTTTATGTCACAAGCTCTTAGAGGTGAAGACATTACTGTTTTTGGAGATGGTTCACAAACAAGATCATTCTGTTATGTAGACGATTTAGTAAATGGTATTTTCAAGCTTACTTTATCAGACGAACATCAACCAATAAATATTGGTAACCCTCAAGAAATTACGATTAAAGAATTTGCAGAAGAAATTGTAGAATTAACTGGTTCAGGTAGTAAAGTTATTTATCAAGATCTACCAAAAGATGATCCTAAACAAAGACGTCCTGATATTACAAGAGCAAAAGAAATTTTAAATTGGGAACCAAAAGTTGGAAGAGAACAAGGTTTAAAAAGAACTCTAGAATACTTTCAAGAAAAAGTTCAAACACAAACAGTTTAA
- a CDS encoding acyltransferase encodes MKKKFQYENPIWIFKKHNLKLLNGISLLLYYFFAKHLPDTPLPGSNISMKFREFLCKNIFKKTSKLFKIHSNVSFGTGKNIEIGYNSSLNRGAWIGNDTIIGNNVMMGPEVTILSGSHNFERTDIPMNEQGAPNRKPVIIGNDVWIGTRTIILPGVKVGNHSIIGAGSIITKDIPDWSIVAGNPAKLIKYRK; translated from the coding sequence ATGAAAAAAAAATTTCAATACGAAAACCCTATTTGGATTTTTAAAAAACACAATCTCAAATTGTTAAATGGTATTTCATTATTGCTATACTATTTCTTTGCTAAACACCTCCCCGACACACCTTTACCTGGAAGTAATATTAGTATGAAGTTTAGAGAATTTCTTTGCAAAAATATTTTCAAAAAAACATCAAAGCTTTTCAAAATTCATAGTAATGTTAGTTTTGGTACGGGAAAAAATATAGAAATTGGTTATAATTCATCATTAAATAGAGGAGCCTGGATCGGTAATGACACAATAATTGGAAATAATGTAATGATGGGGCCTGAAGTTACAATATTGTCTGGAAGTCATAATTTTGAAAGAACAGATATTCCTATGAATGAACAAGGAGCTCCAAATCGAAAGCCTGTTATTATTGGTAATGATGTATGGATAGGAACAAGAACAATTATTTTACCTGGAGTTAAGGTAGGAAATCATTCAATTATTGGTGCTGGAAGTATTATTACAAAAGATATACCTGATTGGAGTATTGTTGCAGGTAACCCTGCTAAATTAATTAAATACAGAAAATAA
- a CDS encoding glycosyltransferase family 2 protein, whose protein sequence is MSKLPISVLIPVKNEEKNIERCISRLIDFDEIIVIDSNSTDKTPDIASNNGARVINFIWDGKFPKKRNWALRNIDIRNDWVLFIDADEFLTNEFLNEIKSKFNKESNHKGYWLNFTNFFMGKQLLHGDKMKKLALFNRNYGEYERIDEDSWSHLDMEVHEHPIINGDIGEIKSPITHNDFRGLTHYIDKHNQYSSWEAKRYVNLKGDYTNLTKRQKLKYKLLKIGILPTFYFFSTYFLKFGFLDGIAGYYFAHYKKNYFIQIQTKVKEFKSI, encoded by the coding sequence ATGAGTAAGTTACCAATATCTGTTCTTATTCCTGTTAAGAATGAGGAAAAGAATATTGAGCGTTGTATTTCAAGACTAATAGATTTTGATGAAATAATTGTCATAGACTCTAATAGCACTGATAAAACCCCTGATATTGCTAGTAATAATGGAGCTAGAGTAATCAACTTTATTTGGGATGGAAAATTTCCCAAAAAAAGGAATTGGGCATTGAGAAACATTGATATTAGAAATGACTGGGTTCTATTTATTGATGCTGATGAATTCTTAACGAATGAGTTCTTAAATGAAATTAAAAGTAAATTCAATAAAGAGTCAAACCATAAAGGTTATTGGTTAAACTTCACAAATTTTTTCATGGGCAAGCAATTACTTCATGGTGATAAAATGAAAAAACTGGCTCTCTTCAATCGAAATTATGGAGAATATGAAAGAATTGATGAAGACAGTTGGAGTCATTTAGACATGGAAGTTCATGAGCACCCAATTATTAATGGAGACATAGGTGAAATAAAAAGCCCTATTACTCATAATGATTTTAGAGGATTAACTCATTATATCGATAAACATAATCAATACTCTAGTTGGGAGGCTAAACGCTATGTTAATCTAAAAGGAGATTACACTAATCTAACTAAACGCCAAAAATTAAAATATAAATTACTCAAAATTGGAATATTACCAACATTTTATTTCTTCAGTACATATTTCTTAAAATTTGGTTTTTTAGATGGCATTGCTGGTTATTATTTTGCCCATTACAAAAAAAATTATTTTATACAAATACAAACTAAAGTAAAAGAGTTTAAATCAATATGA
- a CDS encoding acyltransferase: MKYQNKNLNGLSFFKYFKLKSFFALTWLIVRYLKRSINKFYISTIGSYSFNSIGKGVTFEDIPKILYPCQKINLGNNVYIERRCTFQAVPNSYIEIGDRVSLNQGCIITALFGVKIKKNTSIGEYTSIRDNNHTFDDREKLIKDQGMNGNPIEIGENCWIGRGCIILAGVTIGDGAIIAANSVVNKNIPSNTIYGGVPAKFIKDR, from the coding sequence ATGAAATATCAAAATAAAAATTTAAATGGATTATCTTTTTTTAAATATTTTAAATTAAAGTCATTTTTTGCCTTAACTTGGTTAATTGTTAGATATTTAAAACGCTCAATAAATAAATTTTATATTTCGACAATTGGGTCATACAGTTTTAATAGTATTGGAAAAGGTGTAACATTTGAAGATATTCCAAAAATATTATATCCTTGTCAAAAAATTAACCTTGGAAATAATGTCTATATTGAAAGAAGATGCACATTCCAAGCAGTTCCTAATTCATATATTGAAATAGGTGATAGAGTCTCATTAAATCAAGGTTGTATTATTACTGCTCTTTTTGGAGTTAAAATTAAAAAAAACACCTCAATTGGAGAATATACTAGTATTAGAGATAATAATCATACTTTTGATGATAGAGAAAAATTGATCAAGGATCAAGGCATGAATGGTAACCCGATTGAAATAGGAGAAAATTGCTGGATTGGTAGGGGTTGCATAATTTTAGCTGGTGTAACAATTGGTGATGGAGCTATAATAGCAGCAAATTCAGTGGTCAATAAAAATATTCCCTCAAATACAATTTACGGCGGTGTTCCTGCAAAATTCATTAAAGACAGATGA
- a CDS encoding glycosyltransferase family 4 protein produces MNNKYLVLLLTSRRDYDTAKILNKKKLLHTLVTDAYYSRSKYQIFKIIDYLMPTKLQKKYTITGSTLNDKLINSDWFVGIFFYLTINISKINALILSYKKLSQNAIKITKKNQNINSIFCYDTGALELFKWGKKHNKKLILEQCVAPRYEQIKLYKLFESKYDVDFKKEIQICKTLQKREEEEWSLADKIIVPSHYVLEKLLQRGVPKEKLYLIPYGYNKPKNNNNLKNIFNHYNTKTTHVLFVGNSSYRKGILDIIETAKKIKSDNILFHIIGRMDSKIENIPNNVIIHGKKHKSELEHFYYSADIFFFPTYLEGSAVVGLEALSYGLPTITTFESGTVISEDEGIICKAGNIDEYTNAINKIANNNNLKEKMSKNSLKLYSRYTIEEYEKKLLEIL; encoded by the coding sequence ATGAATAATAAATACTTAGTTTTACTTTTAACATCAAGAAGAGATTACGATACTGCTAAAATTTTAAATAAAAAAAAACTGCTACATACATTAGTAACAGATGCGTATTATTCTAGATCTAAATATCAAATTTTTAAGATAATAGATTATTTAATGCCAACAAAATTACAAAAAAAATATACTATTACTGGGTCAACATTAAATGATAAACTTATAAATTCAGACTGGTTCGTTGGAATTTTTTTTTACTTAACAATAAATATATCAAAAATAAATGCATTGATATTATCTTATAAAAAACTTTCTCAAAATGCAATTAAAATCACAAAAAAAAATCAAAATATTAATAGTATTTTTTGCTATGACACAGGTGCTTTAGAACTTTTTAAGTGGGGTAAAAAGCATAATAAAAAATTAATACTAGAACAATGTGTTGCACCTAGATATGAACAGATAAAACTATATAAATTATTTGAAAGTAAATATGATGTTGATTTTAAGAAAGAAATCCAAATTTGCAAAACTCTTCAGAAAAGAGAAGAAGAAGAATGGAGTTTGGCTGATAAAATAATAGTCCCTTCACATTATGTCTTAGAAAAGTTACTACAAAGAGGTGTACCAAAAGAAAAGTTATATTTAATACCATATGGCTACAATAAACCAAAAAATAATAACAATTTAAAAAATATATTTAATCATTATAATACAAAAACTACTCATGTGCTATTTGTGGGTAATTCTTCATATAGAAAGGGAATACTTGATATAATAGAAACAGCGAAAAAGATCAAAAGTGATAACATTTTATTTCATATAATTGGTAGAATGGATAGTAAAATTGAAAACATCCCCAATAATGTAATTATTCATGGTAAAAAACATAAAAGTGAGTTAGAACATTTTTATTATTCAGCTGATATTTTCTTTTTCCCTACCTACTTAGAAGGATCTGCCGTTGTTGGTCTTGAAGCATTATCATATGGCCTGCCAACAATTACTACATTTGAATCTGGAACCGTTATTTCTGAAGATGAAGGCATAATTTGTAAAGCTGGTAATATTGATGAATATACAAATGCAATTAATAAAATAGCTAATAATAACAATCTAAAAGAAAAAATGAGTAAAAATTCTTTAAAGCTTTACTCACGATATACAATCGAAGAATACGAAAAAAAACTCTTAGAAATATTATGA
- a CDS encoding glycosyltransferase encodes MKILIISGSNSRQSGGLFFSVKSLSKALLNNDIQLSLLTHNDKYSEDDINTYGDIPMPIYDVFGPNNLGFSKNISKKIKDVSPTLIHQQCIWMYLSYAVLKTKRKFKTKTIITPRGMLDPWAVNNSKLKKRIIGFLYENENLRNADCFHALCLSEYESIRSFGLKNPVAIIPNGINLPKIQNRSFDDNWKINTKKAMTFIGRIHPKKGVKELVEALYILKKNKSSLLDNWTIYICGWDQNGHIHELQDLTKKYKLEEDIVFLGSVYGDKKDSILFHSQSFILPSFSEGLPMSILEAWSFKLPVLMTEECNLSIGFHKKTSYKISNDPPTLAKQLDIFGKVSDSELIEFGNNAFNLVKENYTWEKIADMTNKMYQWVENKKVPKPDFIYLD; translated from the coding sequence ATGAAAATATTAATTATTTCAGGTAGTAATTCAAGACAATCTGGAGGACTTTTTTTTAGTGTAAAGTCTTTAAGTAAAGCTCTTCTTAATAATGATATTCAATTATCCCTATTAACTCATAATGATAAATATAGTGAGGATGATATTAATACTTATGGAGACATTCCAATGCCTATATATGATGTATTTGGACCTAATAATTTAGGATTTTCAAAAAATATATCTAAGAAAATAAAGGACGTATCCCCTACTCTCATTCATCAACAATGTATATGGATGTATTTATCTTATGCTGTTCTAAAAACTAAAAGGAAGTTCAAGACTAAAACTATTATTACTCCTAGAGGAATGTTAGATCCATGGGCTGTAAATAACTCAAAGCTAAAGAAAAGAATTATTGGTTTTTTATATGAAAATGAAAATTTGCGAAATGCTGATTGTTTTCATGCTTTATGTCTTTCTGAATATGAAAGTATAAGATCGTTTGGTTTAAAAAATCCTGTAGCAATAATTCCAAATGGTATAAATTTACCAAAGATTCAAAATAGATCATTTGATGACAATTGGAAAATAAATACTAAGAAAGCTATGACCTTTATAGGACGGATACATCCCAAAAAAGGTGTTAAAGAATTAGTTGAAGCGTTGTACATCTTAAAGAAAAATAAATCTTCTCTTCTGGATAATTGGACAATTTATATTTGTGGATGGGATCAGAATGGTCATATTCATGAGTTACAAGATCTAACAAAAAAATATAAATTAGAGGAAGATATAGTATTTTTAGGGTCAGTTTATGGAGATAAAAAAGATAGTATTTTATTCCATTCACAGTCATTTATTCTACCATCTTTTAGTGAGGGATTACCAATGTCAATTCTAGAAGCATGGTCGTTTAAGTTACCCGTTTTAATGACAGAAGAATGTAATTTATCTATTGGTTTTCATAAAAAAACATCATACAAAATTTCAAATGATCCTCCTACTTTAGCTAAACAACTTGATATTTTCGGTAAGGTTTCTGACTCAGAATTAATAGAGTTTGGAAATAATGCATTCAATTTAGTTAAAGAAAATTATACCTGGGAAAAGATTGCTGACATGACAAACAAAATGTACCAATGGGTTGAAAACAAGAAAGTTCCAAAACCAGATTTCATTTATTTAGATTAA
- a CDS encoding LbetaH domain-containing protein, with the protein MEIKLSKYQNKLTKKHQLIRLIWNISWSIFCKWLPRSVGRKWRLFFVNLFGGNISYKANIYPSVKIYAPWNLEMHDFSCLAPNVDCYNVDKIILEENTIVSQKSYLCTASHDISKSTFPLITSPITIKNGSWVGASCFIGMGVIINNGAVVGATSSVYKDVEPWTIVGGNPAKFIKKRIINE; encoded by the coding sequence ATGGAAATTAAACTATCAAAATACCAAAATAAATTAACAAAGAAGCACCAATTAATAAGATTAATTTGGAATATATCATGGTCAATTTTTTGTAAATGGCTACCTAGGTCTGTTGGTAGAAAATGGAGACTATTTTTTGTTAATCTATTTGGAGGTAATATAAGTTATAAGGCTAATATTTATCCTTCTGTAAAAATTTATGCACCTTGGAATTTAGAAATGCATGATTTTTCATGCTTAGCACCAAATGTAGATTGCTATAATGTAGATAAAATCATATTAGAAGAAAATACTATTGTTTCCCAAAAATCATATTTATGCACCGCATCTCATGACATTTCCAAAAGTACCTTTCCATTGATAACATCTCCAATAACAATAAAAAATGGATCTTGGGTGGGAGCCTCTTGCTTCATTGGAATGGGTGTGATAATTAATAATGGAGCAGTAGTTGGAGCAACTTCATCAGTCTATAAAGACGTTGAACCTTGGACAATAGTTGGTGGAAATCCAGCAAAATTCATAAAGAAAAGAATAATAAATGAGTAA
- a CDS encoding oligosaccharide flippase family protein — MKNISKNTSKEIINGSLWLLIQTIGNKATSFVSQIVLAKILMPETFGKMAIILTITNITSFVQQIGLNDILIKRGKSFDLWKNLTQTIALIISILSIVILMIAAKIGSIIYNDYSLLILIPLYSISIPFNALAIIPESKLRIDLKFKAISIIKISETLMLQIFTIIGAYLGLEVYSFILPYIIVGVIKWLMFNYASKNELFFKLKFKYWKYIINDSIYVFLHSFASRITFQADYAILGLFASQNQVGVYYMAYTLSVQVVGFVANNLPQVLFPSLVKLKKNKSDKLYNKYIENSFIITTIIGTPFAMLQFTCAEPIIHFFFDEKWFETIKYIQILSIGMVFRTMSSNWVVPLKSEGNFKKMSKITNISSIIYIIIILILSKKYSTLGTSIGVTLYYFLITPLLLFTSLKNTSDNIIKSVLRIYFPCLIGIIIYLSIYFVLKNTTDNQILLLTINCFLPSISYSLIIFTLRKKLSIS; from the coding sequence TTGAAAAATATCTCAAAAAACACTTCTAAGGAAATAATAAACGGTTCTCTTTGGTTATTAATCCAAACAATTGGAAATAAAGCAACCTCTTTTGTTTCTCAAATTGTATTAGCAAAAATATTAATGCCTGAAACATTTGGTAAAATGGCAATAATATTAACAATTACAAATATCACGAGTTTTGTTCAACAAATAGGCCTTAACGATATTTTAATTAAGAGAGGCAAATCTTTTGACCTGTGGAAAAACTTAACTCAAACAATTGCTCTTATTATTTCTATTTTGAGTATAGTAATATTGATGATTGCCGCAAAAATTGGTTCAATCATTTATAATGATTATTCGTTATTAATATTAATTCCTCTTTACTCAATTTCAATACCTTTCAATGCTCTAGCTATAATACCAGAATCTAAACTTCGGATTGACTTGAAGTTTAAAGCTATATCAATAATAAAAATTTCAGAAACTTTAATGTTACAAATTTTCACAATTATTGGTGCTTATTTAGGATTAGAAGTTTACAGTTTTATTCTTCCATATATTATCGTAGGGGTCATTAAATGGCTCATGTTTAATTATGCCTCAAAAAATGAATTATTTTTCAAACTTAAATTCAAATATTGGAAGTATATAATAAATGATAGTATCTATGTTTTTTTACATTCATTTGCAAGTAGAATTACTTTTCAAGCAGATTATGCAATATTAGGATTATTTGCAAGTCAGAATCAAGTAGGTGTTTATTACATGGCCTACACGCTCTCAGTTCAAGTTGTAGGATTTGTAGCAAACAATCTACCGCAAGTTTTATTCCCTAGTTTAGTAAAACTGAAGAAAAATAAATCTGATAAATTATATAACAAATATATTGAAAATAGCTTTATCATAACTACTATTATTGGTACTCCTTTCGCGATGCTGCAATTTACTTGTGCAGAACCCATTATTCATTTCTTTTTTGATGAAAAATGGTTTGAAACAATCAAATATATCCAAATATTATCGATCGGAATGGTTTTTAGAACAATGTCATCAAATTGGGTAGTACCTCTAAAATCTGAAGGTAATTTTAAAAAAATGTCTAAAATTACTAATATTTCATCTATAATCTATATTATTATTATTTTAATACTATCAAAAAAATATAGCACTTTGGGTACTTCAATTGGAGTAACACTATATTATTTTCTAATTACTCCATTATTATTATTTACTTCTTTAAAAAACACCAGTGATAATATTATAAAATCTGTTTTAAGAATATACTTTCCTTGTCTAATTGGAATTATTATATACTTATCTATTTATTTTGTTTTAAAAAATACCACAGATAACCAAATATTATTATTAACGATTAATTGTTTTTTACCTTCAATTTCGTATTCCCTAATTATTTTCACATTACGTAAAAAGCTTAGTATAAGCTAG
- a CDS encoding sulfotransferase family 2 domain-containing protein translates to MTYLKEKNLLFIHIPKNAGRSIEMGLNIISKKKLIENTATRSTINRGFTYLQRLTSNENIKNNLWGTLDYTLCAQHLTYQEIELLQLIDKPTLKNSFKFAVVRNPWDRALSSFKHFLEKDKKPTKKEFELFLSSWFDSKSNDHNIIAHKRNQIEYIRNIKGQNAMDQIIRFENLDNDFNELINNTGIKIDEKLPVLGKTQSILYRDFYTQEAKKISDKIFEEDIEMFKYTF, encoded by the coding sequence ATGACATATTTAAAAGAAAAAAACTTATTATTCATTCACATTCCAAAAAATGCAGGAAGGTCTATAGAAATGGGCTTAAATATTATTAGCAAAAAAAAATTAATTGAAAATACTGCTACTAGGAGCACAATAAATAGAGGTTTCACCTATCTCCAACGGTTAACTTCTAATGAAAATATAAAGAATAATCTTTGGGGTACTCTAGATTATACATTATGTGCTCAACATTTGACTTATCAAGAAATCGAACTTCTACAATTAATAGATAAACCAACCTTAAAAAATTCATTCAAATTTGCTGTAGTCAGAAACCCTTGGGATAGGGCTTTATCTTCTTTCAAACATTTCTTAGAAAAAGATAAAAAACCCACTAAAAAAGAATTTGAGCTCTTTTTATCAAGTTGGTTTGATAGTAAATCAAATGATCATAATATCATTGCACACAAAAGAAATCAAATAGAATATATTCGAAATATTAAAGGTCAAAATGCAATGGATCAAATAATAAGATTCGAAAATCTAGATAATGATTTTAATGAATTAATAAATAATACAGGTATAAAAATTGACGAAAAACTACCTGTTTTAGGAAAAACTCAAAGTATTCTATACAGAGATTTCTATACTCAAGAAGCAAAGAAAATCTCTGATAAAATATTTGAAGAAGATATTGAAATGTTCAAATATACTTTTTAA